One segment of Podarcis muralis chromosome 17, rPodMur119.hap1.1, whole genome shotgun sequence DNA contains the following:
- the PCSK1N gene encoding LOW QUALITY PROTEIN: proSAAS (The sequence of the model RefSeq protein was modified relative to this genomic sequence to represent the inferred CDS: inserted 1 base in 1 codon) has protein sequence MPPAVLEPRARSDGQRRGRGDEAELRLLSGAAAASSGAVRARLRRSLAVAAAAVWAASTSRPXPEGAMGPALLLALLSGLGAAKPLPSTGGSRGGLNHNLPGGARRVRRELQGVPYEAVESALANEVYYPELVRLAAMERAMSSPGGQLQEEHLAQALERAMAASGNQLQDDRLAQALERAVAPPGNQFQPDERLALALQRLLQDGHRRDQESAYLANLLRLWEEAKGPPLYPEYDETGLAGNSFPPQTQRNRHWVPEGGFEPQEELGGEEEPTGEMDPEMLRYLVGRILAGAGNLNPQRFQAPPRRLRRAIFDGGDLPEPPNLLRVKRLGGEAGGEPQLQRVKRTEGEGAGGRRGVSGGVQRLRYLPE, from the exons ATGCCCCCCGCTGTCCTTGAGCCCCGGGCGCGGAGCGATGGGCAGAGGCGGGGCCGCGGCGACGAGGCGGAGCTCCGGCTCTTGTCTggcgctgccgccgcctcctctgGCGCAGTCCGGGCTCGGCTCCGTCGCTCGCTTgctgtcgccgccgccgccgtctgGGCAGCCTCGACCTCCCGTC ACCCAGAGGGAGCGATGGGCCCAGCGCTGCTGCTCGCGCTGCTCTCGGGCCTCGGAGCCGCCAAG CCTCTCCCCAGCACAGGGGGCTCCCGTGGAGGGCTGAACCACAACTTACCTGGGGGAGCCCGAAGGGTTCGGCGGGAGCTGCAGGGAGTGCCCTACGAGGCGGTCGAGTCTGCATTGGCCAATGAGGTGTATTACCCCGAACTCGTCCGGCTGGCAGCGATGGAGAGAGCCATGTCGTCCCCTGGTGGCCAGCTGCAGGAAGAGCACCTTGCCCAAGCCTTAGAGAGAGCCATGGCCGCCTCCGGTAACCAACTGCAAGATGACCGCTTGGCCCAGGCGCTAGAGAGAGCGGTGGCACCGCCTGGGAACCAGTTCCAACCAGACGAACGCTTGGCCCTCGCTCTGCAGCGCCTCCTTCAGGACGGGCATCGCCGGGACCAGGAGTCTGCCTATCTGGCCAACTTGctcaggctttgggaagaagcaaAGGGGCCCCCGTTGTACCCAGAGTATGATGAGACCGGCTTAGCAGGCAACTCCTTCCCACCTCAAACACAGCGCAATCGCCACTGGGTCCCAGAAGGAGGATTTGAACCCCAAGAGGagctgggaggggaggaagaacctACTGGGGAGATGGACCCTGAGATGCTGAG ATACCTGGTTGGCCGGATCCTGGCAGGAGCAGGCAACCTGAACCCCCAGCGTTTCCAAGCGCCTCCCCGGCGCCTGCGGCGTGCCATCTTTGACGGAGGGGACCTACCTGAGCCCCCCAATCTTCTGCGGGTCAAACGACTAGGCGGGGAGGCCGGTGGGGAGCCCCAGCTGCAACGGGTCAAGCGGACAGAAGGGGAAGGGGCCGGCGGGAGGAGGGGGGTTTCTGGGGGGGTGCAGAGGCTTCGGTATCTGCCTGAATAG